One window from the genome of Synechococcus sp. PROS-7-1 encodes:
- the psbM gene encoding photosystem II reaction center protein PsbM, with the protein METNDLGFVASLLFVLVPTVFLIILFIQTNSKEG; encoded by the coding sequence ATGGAAACCAACGACCTCGGTTTCGTGGCCAGCCTGCTGTTTGTGCTCGTGCCAACCGTTTTCTTGATCATTCTTTTTATCCAAACCAACAGCAAAGAGGGTTGA
- a CDS encoding universal stress protein: MFKNLLIADSGKGHVEEMVRMLRDLPAFQTARVNLLHVVSEQSKDNSDQHWTTAGSLLAKAVEKLGLNPSDVNSIIRQGDAKQTVLKVADELDADLIVMGSRGLGRLQSILGNSASQYVFQLSTRPMLLVRDDLYVRHINRVLVTIDGTGVGDDALRLACEMVKDIPGGQLTGVHVSRSEPTPSRGASGSSDTLLDQAVQRARMLGVTLNPLHVTDADVGKGVCQAANNIQADLVVLASQDRRPLVARGLVDLDKLLGGSVSDYIRVHAPAPVLLVREPERR, translated from the coding sequence GTGTTCAAGAACCTGTTGATCGCCGACTCCGGCAAAGGCCACGTGGAAGAGATGGTCCGCATGCTGCGTGACCTGCCCGCTTTTCAGACGGCAAGAGTGAACTTGCTGCATGTGGTTTCCGAACAGAGCAAGGACAACTCAGACCAGCACTGGACCACGGCCGGCAGCCTCTTGGCCAAGGCTGTTGAAAAGCTGGGCCTCAACCCGAGTGATGTCAACTCGATCATCCGCCAAGGAGACGCCAAACAGACCGTTCTCAAGGTGGCTGACGAGCTGGATGCGGATCTGATCGTGATGGGCTCCCGTGGCCTGGGACGCCTGCAATCGATCCTGGGCAATAGCGCCAGTCAGTACGTTTTTCAGCTGTCAACACGCCCCATGCTCCTGGTTCGTGACGACCTCTACGTGCGGCACATCAATCGCGTCTTGGTGACAATCGACGGAACTGGCGTTGGGGACGACGCCCTCAGGCTGGCCTGCGAAATGGTGAAAGACATCCCTGGCGGGCAACTCACAGGTGTGCACGTTTCGCGCTCAGAACCCACGCCATCGCGAGGGGCCTCAGGGTCTAGCGACACCCTGCTTGATCAGGCCGTTCAAAGGGCGCGGATGCTTGGCGTCACTCTCAACCCGCTCCATGTCACGGATGCGGACGTTGGCAAGGGTGTGTGCCAGGCCGCAAACAACATTCAAGCCGATCTCGTGGTGTTGGCTTCGCAGGATCGACGCCCTCTCGTGGCGAGGGGACTCGTTGATCTCGACAAGCTGCTAGGGGGATCCGTCAGTGACTACATCAGGGTCCATGCCCCTGCGCCTGTGCTGCTTGTACGCGAACCAGAGCGGCGCTGA